The following proteins are co-located in the Polymorphospora rubra genome:
- a CDS encoding RelA/SpoT family protein: MPAGVRSETTPPAAAVANPTGQAANGAGPAGNGPSRNGGGDRAAEPAGGVVVAFPTPGTPPGPVTDDPESQSSSFGLVGAPTGRRVRARLARFNAPWQTPQVSEVLEPLIATHRASHPKADARLLQRAFDMAARWHSGQYRKSGDPYITHPLAVATILANLGMDTTTLVAALLHDTIEDTDYGLDQMRADFGGEVALLVDGVTKLDKVKLGDAAKAETIRKMVVAMAKDPRVLVIKLADRLHNMRTLTFLPRPKQEQKAKETLEILAPLAHRLGMNTIKWELEDLAFGTLFPKRFEEINRLIGEHQPQREALLRQVTQKVQVDLKAAKIKAETTGRPKHLYSIYQKMIVRGRDFNDIYDLVGVRILVDTVRDCYAALGVIHANWQPVPGRFKDYIAMPKFNMYQSLHTTVIGPTGKPVEMQIRTYAMHRTAEFGIAAHWKYKEKKGATIVGPPAHIDEMTWLRQLLDWQREASDPSEFLDALRFDLSSQEVYVFTPKGDVIPLPTGSTPVDFAYAVHTEVGHKCIGARVNGKLVPLESTLSNGDVIEIFTSKSDTAGPTQDWLGFVKSPRARTKIRQFFNKERREEAIEAGKDAIVKAMRKQGMPLQRMLSSDNLMTIARDLHLPDVASLYAAVGDSQVSAQSVVQRLMAGYGGEEGAAEDLAETAIATRPPRSRVTGHDPGVVVRGVSDVWIKLARCCTPVPPDAVFGFVTRSGGVSVHRDDCANAEDLKVQEERIVEVSWKLTSASTFLVAIQVEALDRHKLLADVTRVLSEERVNILSATVTTTRDRVAVSRFSFEMADPKHLGHLLAAVRKVDGVFDAYRVTSGA; encoded by the coding sequence GTGCCCGCCGGCGTCCGCTCCGAGACCACGCCACCGGCCGCCGCGGTGGCGAACCCCACGGGCCAGGCGGCCAACGGCGCCGGCCCGGCGGGCAACGGCCCGAGCCGTAACGGCGGCGGGGACCGCGCCGCCGAGCCGGCCGGCGGGGTCGTGGTGGCCTTCCCGACTCCGGGAACCCCGCCCGGACCGGTCACCGACGACCCGGAGTCGCAGTCGTCGAGCTTCGGCCTGGTCGGCGCGCCCACCGGGCGGCGGGTCCGGGCCCGGCTGGCCCGGTTCAACGCCCCGTGGCAGACGCCGCAGGTGAGCGAGGTGCTGGAGCCGCTCATCGCCACCCACCGGGCCTCGCATCCCAAGGCCGACGCCCGGCTGCTCCAGCGCGCCTTCGACATGGCCGCCCGCTGGCATTCCGGGCAGTACCGCAAGTCCGGTGACCCGTACATCACGCACCCGCTCGCGGTGGCGACGATCCTGGCCAACCTGGGCATGGACACGACCACGCTGGTCGCCGCGCTGCTGCACGACACGATCGAGGACACCGACTACGGCCTCGACCAGATGCGGGCCGACTTCGGCGGCGAGGTGGCGCTGCTCGTCGACGGGGTGACCAAGCTCGACAAGGTCAAGCTCGGCGACGCGGCGAAGGCGGAGACCATCCGCAAGATGGTGGTCGCGATGGCCAAGGACCCGCGGGTGCTGGTCATCAAGCTCGCCGACCGGCTGCACAACATGCGTACGCTGACCTTCCTGCCCCGGCCGAAGCAGGAGCAGAAGGCGAAGGAGACGCTGGAGATCCTCGCCCCGCTGGCCCACCGGCTGGGTATGAACACGATCAAGTGGGAGCTCGAGGACCTGGCGTTCGGCACGCTGTTCCCGAAGCGGTTCGAGGAGATCAACCGGCTGATCGGGGAGCACCAGCCGCAGCGTGAGGCGCTGCTGCGGCAGGTGACGCAGAAGGTGCAGGTCGACCTGAAGGCCGCCAAGATCAAGGCGGAGACGACCGGGCGGCCCAAGCACCTCTATTCGATCTACCAGAAGATGATCGTCCGGGGTCGGGACTTCAACGACATCTACGACCTTGTCGGGGTCCGCATCCTGGTCGACACGGTCCGCGACTGCTACGCGGCCCTCGGTGTGATCCACGCGAACTGGCAGCCCGTGCCGGGCCGATTCAAGGACTACATCGCGATGCCGAAGTTCAACATGTACCAGTCGCTGCACACCACCGTGATCGGCCCGACCGGCAAGCCGGTCGAGATGCAGATCCGCACGTACGCGATGCACCGCACCGCCGAGTTCGGCATCGCCGCGCACTGGAAGTACAAGGAGAAGAAGGGCGCGACGATCGTCGGCCCGCCGGCGCACATCGACGAGATGACCTGGCTGCGGCAGCTGCTCGACTGGCAGCGGGAGGCGAGTGACCCGAGCGAGTTCCTCGACGCGCTGCGGTTCGACCTGTCCAGCCAGGAGGTCTACGTCTTCACGCCGAAGGGCGACGTGATCCCGCTGCCGACCGGGTCGACGCCGGTCGACTTCGCCTACGCGGTGCACACCGAGGTCGGACACAAGTGCATCGGCGCGCGGGTCAACGGCAAGCTGGTGCCGCTGGAGTCGACGCTGTCGAACGGCGACGTGATCGAGATCTTCACCTCGAAGTCCGACACCGCCGGCCCGACCCAGGACTGGCTCGGCTTCGTCAAGAGCCCGCGGGCGCGTACGAAGATCCGGCAGTTCTTCAACAAGGAGCGGCGCGAGGAGGCGATCGAGGCCGGCAAGGACGCGATCGTCAAGGCGATGCGCAAGCAGGGCATGCCGTTGCAGCGGATGCTCAGCTCCGACAACCTGATGACGATCGCCCGCGACCTGCACCTGCCCGACGTGGCGTCGCTGTACGCGGCGGTCGGCGACAGCCAGGTGTCGGCGCAGTCGGTCGTCCAGCGGCTGATGGCCGGCTACGGCGGCGAGGAGGGCGCGGCCGAGGATCTGGCCGAGACGGCGATCGCCACCCGCCCGCCGCGCAGCCGGGTCACCGGCCACGACCCGGGTGTGGTCGTACGCGGGGTCAGCGACGTCTGGATCAAGCTGGCCCGGTGCTGCACACCCGTACCGCCGGACGCGGTCTTCGGCTTCGTGACCCGGTCCGGCGGGGTCAGCGTGCACCGCGACGACTGCGCCAACGCCGAGGACCTGAAGGTCCAGGAGGAGCGGATCGTCGAGGTGAGCTGGAAGCTGACCTCGGCGTCGACGTTCCTGGTCGCGATCCAGGTCGAGGCGCTCGACCGGCACAAGCTGCTCGCCGACGTCACCCGGGTGCTGTCCGAGGAGCGGGTCAACATCCTGTCCGCGACGGTCACCACGACCCGCGACCGGGTGGCGGTCAGCCGGTTCAGCTTCGAGATGGCCGATCCGAAGCACCTGGGGCACCTGCTGGCGGCCGTACGCAAGGTCGACGGGGTCTTCGACGCCTACCGGGTCACGTCGGGCGCCTGA
- a CDS encoding peptidylprolyl isomerase — MTSTKERQRAAARARLEKEMAQRAAAARKRRQIQASVGAGVALLVVIAGTVLLVTNLGGDEPETTTASPAAGTAACDWIEVPAEMRTPQTKDVGLPPTEVPAIGSETLTFDTNLGPISAKLDLAKVPCTAASFKHLATTGFYDNSKCHRLVTEGLQVLQCGDPSATGEGYRETDGTGGPTYRFAEENLPVDKRPAYPEGVIAMAKTSEPSSTGSQFFIVYGDSELSPDYTVLGTVTAGMDIVKKVGADGHDEAFAESAGGGHPKTEVLIKSLTLTAG, encoded by the coding sequence GTGACGTCGACCAAGGAGCGGCAACGGGCCGCCGCGCGCGCCCGTCTCGAGAAGGAGATGGCCCAGCGCGCCGCTGCCGCCCGTAAGCGCCGCCAGATCCAGGCCTCGGTCGGTGCCGGCGTGGCCCTTCTTGTGGTGATCGCCGGCACGGTCCTGCTGGTCACCAACCTCGGTGGCGACGAGCCGGAGACCACCACGGCCTCGCCCGCGGCCGGCACCGCCGCCTGCGACTGGATCGAGGTGCCCGCCGAGATGCGCACCCCGCAGACCAAGGACGTCGGCCTGCCGCCGACCGAGGTGCCGGCCATCGGCAGCGAGACGCTGACCTTCGACACCAACCTCGGCCCGATCAGCGCCAAGCTGGACCTGGCCAAGGTCCCGTGCACGGCGGCCAGCTTCAAGCACCTGGCGACGACCGGGTTCTACGACAACTCCAAGTGCCACCGCCTGGTGACCGAGGGGTTGCAGGTGCTGCAGTGCGGTGACCCGAGCGCGACCGGCGAGGGCTACCGGGAGACCGACGGCACCGGCGGCCCGACCTACCGGTTCGCCGAGGAGAACCTGCCGGTCGACAAGCGCCCCGCCTACCCGGAGGGCGTCATCGCCATGGCGAAGACCAGCGAGCCGAGCAGCACCGGCAGCCAGTTCTTCATCGTGTACGGCGACAGCGAGCTGTCCCCGGACTACACCGTCCTCGGCACCGTCACCGCCGGCATGGACATCGTGAAGAAGGTCGGCGCCGACGGCCACGACGAGGCGTTCGCCGAGTCGGCCGGTGGCGGCCACCCCAAGACCGAGGTCCTGATCAAGTCGCTGACGCTCACCGCCGGCTGA
- the secF gene encoding protein translocase subunit SecF, translating to MSGRNGLASRLYRGEAGLNIVNRRKVWFSVAGVLVLVAILSFAVRGFSLGIDFRGGNEFQVPASIGTMERAETAVEDALGSLEGLAEAPEVVSVQQVGNATSGSYLIRTGELSPANSQEVQDILAEEFSLPVSEISSSRVSGAWGAQVSERALLGLLVFIAVVTVYLILRFEWRMAVAAVSSLLLDLILTAGVYSLVGFEVTPSTIIGFLTIVGFALYDVVVVFDKVHENTRGITGGSTRTYAESTNLAVNQTLMRSINTSVVALLPVGGLLFIGAGLLGAGTLKDLGLVLFVGMAVAVYSSLFFAPPVLVTFKDYEPKIRAHTERVLSRRAALARGDVAPKGAGRTARSAKTPAAATPAEDADTEVAALAGATPKAGARPAGKRSSGGGGRSGGRPGGGNRPGGKRR from the coding sequence ATGAGCGGCCGCAATGGTCTGGCAAGCCGCCTCTACCGGGGCGAGGCCGGCCTCAACATCGTCAACCGCCGCAAGGTGTGGTTCTCGGTCGCCGGCGTACTCGTCCTCGTGGCGATCCTGAGCTTCGCGGTTCGTGGCTTCAGCCTCGGCATCGACTTCCGGGGCGGCAACGAGTTCCAGGTCCCGGCCAGCATCGGCACCATGGAGCGGGCCGAGACCGCGGTCGAGGACGCCCTGGGCAGCCTCGAAGGGCTCGCCGAGGCGCCCGAGGTCGTCTCGGTCCAGCAGGTCGGCAACGCGACGAGCGGCTCCTACCTGATCCGTACCGGCGAGCTGTCGCCGGCGAACTCCCAGGAGGTCCAGGACATCCTGGCCGAGGAGTTCAGCCTGCCGGTCAGCGAGATCAGCTCCAGCCGGGTCAGCGGTGCCTGGGGCGCCCAGGTGAGCGAGCGGGCCCTGCTCGGTCTGCTGGTCTTCATCGCGGTCGTCACCGTCTACCTGATCCTGCGGTTCGAGTGGCGGATGGCGGTCGCCGCCGTCAGTTCGCTGCTGCTCGACCTGATCCTGACCGCGGGTGTCTACTCGCTGGTCGGCTTCGAGGTCACCCCGTCGACGATCATCGGCTTCCTGACCATTGTCGGTTTCGCGCTGTACGACGTCGTCGTGGTGTTCGACAAGGTCCACGAGAACACCCGCGGCATCACCGGCGGCAGCACCAGGACGTACGCCGAGTCGACCAACCTGGCGGTCAACCAGACCCTGATGCGGTCGATCAACACCAGCGTCGTGGCCCTGCTGCCCGTCGGCGGTCTGCTCTTTATCGGCGCCGGCCTGCTCGGCGCCGGCACGCTGAAGGACCTCGGCCTGGTGCTCTTCGTCGGTATGGCGGTCGCCGTCTACTCGTCGCTCTTCTTCGCCCCGCCGGTCCTGGTGACGTTCAAGGACTACGAGCCGAAGATCCGGGCGCACACCGAGCGGGTGCTCTCCCGCCGGGCCGCCCTCGCCCGCGGCGACGTGGCCCCGAAGGGTGCCGGCCGGACGGCCAGGAGCGCGAAGACCCCGGCGGCGGCCACGCCGGCCGAGGACGCCGACACCGAGGTGGCCGCCCTGGCCGGGGCGACGCCGAAGGCGGGTGCCCGTCCGGCGGGCAAGCGGTCCTCCGGCGGCGGGGGACGCAGCGGTGGCCGCCCCGGCGGCGGCAACCGGCCCGGCGGCAAGCGCCGCTGA
- a CDS encoding MBL fold metallo-hydrolase: MLVAGFPADAFGTNCYVVATAPGEQCVVVDPGIGVVDRLDALLAEHRLHPAAVLLTHGHLDHTFSVTPVCGARGITAYVHPADRELLADPGKALSIDPAQLFGGRLPYTEPEDVAELTDGATLALAGLEITVDHAPGHTGGSVMFRLPGAGSSFEAEQLCLTGDVLFAGSIGRTDLPGGSLPTMMRSLRDKVLPLADDTVVLPGHGPATTMGRERATNPYLRQVMAGRQAAGPTRGL, translated from the coding sequence GTGCTCGTCGCCGGCTTTCCCGCGGACGCCTTCGGCACCAACTGCTACGTGGTGGCCACCGCGCCGGGGGAGCAGTGCGTGGTCGTCGACCCCGGCATCGGGGTGGTCGACCGGCTCGACGCCCTGCTCGCCGAGCACCGGCTGCACCCGGCCGCGGTGCTGCTGACGCACGGCCACCTCGACCACACCTTCTCGGTGACCCCGGTCTGCGGTGCCCGCGGCATCACCGCCTATGTGCACCCCGCCGACCGCGAGCTGCTCGCCGACCCGGGCAAGGCGCTGTCGATCGACCCGGCCCAGCTCTTCGGGGGCCGGCTGCCGTACACCGAGCCCGAGGACGTCGCCGAGCTGACCGACGGCGCCACGCTGGCCCTGGCCGGCCTGGAGATCACCGTCGACCACGCCCCCGGCCATACCGGCGGGTCGGTGATGTTCCGGTTGCCCGGCGCCGGCTCGTCCTTCGAGGCCGAACAGCTCTGCCTCACCGGTGACGTGCTCTTCGCCGGCTCGATCGGTCGCACCGACCTGCCGGGCGGCAGCCTCCCCACGATGATGCGGAGTCTGCGCGACAAGGTGCTCCCGCTCGCCGACGACACCGTCGTACTGCCCGGCCACGGCCCCGCCACCACCATGGGGCGCGAGCGCGCGACCAATCCGTACCTGCGTCAGGTCATGGCCGGCCGCCAGGCCGCCGGACCGACCCGGGGTCTGTAG
- a CDS encoding peptidylprolyl isomerase, protein MASSKDRQRKLARAKLDRQMARRAAGLRRRRRIQAGVGAAAALVLIVVGSFWALGGFDRDPEEQAGPPQVCTWTPQNAANNPSLKEVGTPSATDVPTTGTRPMTITTNQGAPITVDLDLTNAPCAGASFAHLAGQGFFDNTTCHEITDEGALLCGDHSGTGAGGPSYTFFNENVPPLVSESPAPDAPPLYPAGTVALMGTPPGANGSQFLIFFQDYTTAEPMYPIVGRVTSGQDVVDTIGKMETVDNGLGAKVKPATDVLIQSLTVGEVTTAPPAPDLTDAPPATPPTASPSAAGQS, encoded by the coding sequence GTGGCTTCCAGCAAGGACCGGCAGCGCAAGTTGGCGCGTGCCAAGCTCGATCGGCAGATGGCCCGCAGGGCCGCCGGCCTGCGCCGGCGCCGCCGGATCCAGGCCGGCGTCGGCGCCGCGGCCGCGCTGGTGCTGATCGTTGTCGGTTCGTTCTGGGCACTCGGCGGCTTCGACCGCGATCCCGAGGAGCAGGCCGGCCCGCCGCAGGTCTGCACGTGGACCCCGCAGAACGCGGCGAACAACCCCAGCCTCAAGGAGGTCGGGACCCCGTCGGCGACCGACGTGCCGACCACCGGCACCCGCCCGATGACGATCACCACCAACCAGGGTGCGCCGATCACGGTCGACCTCGACCTGACCAACGCGCCGTGCGCCGGTGCGAGCTTCGCCCATCTGGCGGGGCAGGGCTTCTTCGACAACACCACCTGCCACGAGATCACCGATGAGGGTGCGCTGCTCTGCGGCGACCACAGCGGCACCGGAGCGGGCGGACCGTCGTACACGTTCTTCAACGAGAACGTGCCCCCGTTGGTTTCGGAGAGCCCGGCCCCGGACGCTCCGCCGCTCTACCCCGCCGGCACGGTGGCGTTGATGGGCACCCCGCCGGGCGCCAACGGCAGCCAGTTCCTGATCTTCTTCCAGGACTACACCACGGCCGAACCCATGTATCCCATCGTGGGCCGCGTCACGTCGGGCCAGGATGTGGTCGACACCATCGGCAAAATGGAGACCGTGGACAACGGCCTGGGTGCCAAGGTCAAGCCGGCGACCGACGTACTGATCCAGAGCCTGACCGTCGGTGAGGTGACGACCGCCCCGCCGGCGCCGGACCTGACCGACGCGCCGCCCGCGACCCCGCCCACGGCCTCACCGAGCGCCGCCGGCCAGTCCTGA
- a CDS encoding adenine phosphoribosyltransferase: MARLVASRVLDVPDFPKPDVLFKDLMPLFADGVAFRAVVDGIVEHHGRDSFDVVVGIEARGFVVAAAIAYATGKGVVPVRKAGKLPRAAYAESYALEYGEATLEVHQDAFTAGQRALVVDDVLATGGTARATLDLVERAGGTVAGFTVLLELSFLGGRERLSPRGVHALLTV; encoded by the coding sequence ATGGCCCGGCTGGTGGCGAGCCGGGTCCTGGACGTACCGGACTTTCCCAAGCCGGATGTCCTGTTCAAGGACCTGATGCCGCTCTTCGCCGACGGTGTCGCCTTCCGTGCGGTGGTCGACGGGATCGTCGAACACCACGGTCGGGACTCCTTCGACGTCGTGGTCGGCATCGAGGCCCGCGGCTTCGTGGTCGCCGCGGCGATCGCGTACGCGACGGGGAAGGGCGTCGTACCGGTGCGCAAGGCCGGCAAGCTGCCCCGGGCCGCGTACGCCGAGTCGTACGCCCTGGAGTACGGCGAGGCGACGCTGGAGGTGCACCAGGACGCGTTCACCGCCGGCCAGCGGGCCCTGGTCGTCGACGACGTGCTGGCGACCGGCGGCACCGCGCGGGCGACCCTCGACCTCGTGGAGCGGGCCGGTGGCACGGTCGCCGGGTTCACCGTACTGCTGGAACTGTCCTTCCTCGGCGGCCGGGAGCGGTTGTCCCCGCGGGGCGTCCATGCCCTGCTGACGGTCTGA
- the hisS gene encoding histidine--tRNA ligase, whose translation MSKPRPISGFPEWLPPQRMIEQYVVDRIRDTFELYGFAPLETRAVEPLDQLLRKGETSKEVYVLRRLQEDPAGATDDDALGLHFDLTVPFARFVLENAGRLQFPFRRYQIQKVWRGERPQEGRYREFLQADIDIVDRDTLPAHYEAELPLVIGDALGGLPIPPVRIQVNNRKVCEGFYRGLGLTDPEAALRAVDKLDKIGPEKVAALLAETAGASEAQAKACLSLAGISAPDASFADAVRALGVTHPLLDEGLEELVTVVEAAAAHAPGLCVADLRIARGLDYYTGTVYETQMIGYERFGSICSGGRYDNLASVGDTRFPGVGISIGVSRLLGLLFGAGELTVSRDVPTCVLVALPDEERRRDCDRIAAGLRRRGIPTEVAPTAAKFGKQIRFAERRGIPYVWFPGADGAGDTVKDIRSGEQVDANADDWSPPAADLRPLIS comes from the coding sequence ATGAGCAAGCCCAGGCCGATCTCCGGCTTTCCCGAATGGCTGCCCCCGCAGCGCATGATCGAGCAGTACGTCGTGGACCGGATCCGCGACACCTTCGAGCTGTACGGTTTCGCGCCGCTGGAGACCCGGGCGGTCGAACCGCTGGACCAGCTGCTGCGCAAGGGCGAGACGTCCAAGGAGGTCTACGTCCTGCGCCGGTTGCAGGAGGACCCGGCCGGCGCGACCGACGACGACGCGCTCGGCCTGCACTTCGACCTGACCGTGCCGTTCGCCCGGTTCGTGCTCGAGAACGCCGGCCGGCTGCAGTTCCCGTTCCGGCGCTACCAGATCCAGAAGGTGTGGCGCGGCGAGCGGCCGCAGGAGGGCCGCTACCGCGAGTTCCTCCAGGCCGACATCGACATCGTCGACCGGGACACCCTGCCGGCCCACTACGAGGCCGAACTGCCGCTGGTGATCGGCGACGCGCTCGGCGGCCTGCCGATCCCGCCGGTGCGTATCCAGGTCAACAACCGCAAGGTCTGCGAGGGCTTCTACCGCGGGCTCGGGCTGACCGACCCGGAGGCGGCGCTGCGCGCGGTCGACAAGCTCGACAAGATCGGCCCGGAGAAGGTGGCGGCGCTGCTGGCCGAGACCGCCGGCGCGAGCGAGGCACAGGCGAAGGCGTGCCTGTCGCTGGCCGGGATCTCGGCACCGGACGCGTCGTTCGCCGACGCCGTACGCGCCCTCGGGGTGACCCACCCGCTGCTCGACGAGGGGCTGGAAGAGCTGGTGACGGTGGTCGAGGCGGCGGCCGCGCACGCGCCCGGCCTGTGCGTGGCCGACCTGCGGATCGCCCGTGGCCTCGACTACTACACCGGCACCGTCTACGAGACCCAGATGATCGGGTACGAGCGGTTCGGCTCGATCTGCTCCGGCGGTCGCTACGACAACCTGGCCAGCGTCGGCGACACCCGCTTTCCCGGGGTGGGCATCTCGATCGGGGTGTCCCGGCTGCTCGGGCTGCTCTTCGGCGCCGGCGAGCTGACGGTGTCGCGGGACGTGCCGACCTGCGTGCTGGTGGCGCTGCCCGACGAGGAGCGGCGGCGCGACTGCGACCGGATCGCGGCCGGGCTGCGGCGGCGTGGCATCCCGACCGAGGTGGCCCCGACGGCCGCCAAGTTCGGCAAACAGATCCGCTTCGCCGAGCGGCGCGGCATCCCGTACGTGTGGTTCCCCGGCGCGGACGGGGCCGGCGACACGGTCAAGGACATCCGGTCGGGGGAGCAGGTCGACGCGAACGCCGACGACTGGTCGCCACCCGCTGCCGACCTGCGGCCGCTCATCAGCTGA